One genomic region from Salvia hispanica cultivar TCC Black 2014 chromosome 2, UniMelb_Shisp_WGS_1.0, whole genome shotgun sequence encodes:
- the LOC125205513 gene encoding outer envelope pore protein 16-3, chloroplastic/mitochondrial produces MDIEELKKMEDEESSVMKTMKGATTGFVAGTVWGMVVATWHDVPRVERSIALPGLIRTLKMMGNHGATFAAIGGIYMGVEQLTQKQRMKRDYINGAVGGFVAGATVFGFKGRSVSSALSAGGAFAATSAILEVLGIEKRETGRVNYVYTREKRPNPNVN; encoded by the exons atgGATATTGAGGAGCTTAAGAAgatggaagatgaagaatctTCTGTCATGAAAACAATGAAAGGGGCAACCACCGGGTTTGTTGCTGGCACCGTTTGGGGTATGGTTGTTGCTACTTGGCATGATGTACCCCGTGTCGAAAGAAGTATTGCACTTCCTGGCTTGATCCGGACACTGAAGATGATGGGTAACCATGGAGCGACATTTGCTGCTATTGGTGGAATCTACATGGGGGTGGAGCAGTTAACACAGAAGCAGCGTATGAAAAGAGACTATATTAATGGAGCAGTTGGAGGATTTGTTGCTGGTGCCACTGTCTTTGGCTTCAAAG GGAGGAGCGTTTCATCAGCCTTGTCTGCAGGAGGTGCATTCGCAGCCACTTCTGCCATCCTCGAAGTATTAGGCATTGAGAAAAGGGAGACTGGCAGGGTTAATTATGTGTACACCCGCGAGAAAAGGCCTAACCCAAATGTCAACTAG